One Alligator mississippiensis isolate rAllMis1 chromosome 12, rAllMis1, whole genome shotgun sequence DNA window includes the following coding sequences:
- the OGG1 gene encoding N-glycosylase/DNA lyase isoform X3 produces MQAPAPGPGPGPWHALPCARSELRLDLVLSCGQAFRWRERSAGHWTGELGGRVWTLRQTEEQLWFTVHAGPDPDPEPDPGRILRDYFQLDVPLAPLYAAWAAADPRFQRAAAACPGVRVLRQDPLECLVAFICSANNRLPRIAAMLQRLCRAFGRRLARLGRQPYHAFPSLQALAGGRLRVPHGAGQAGGRARGHARVAGGAAAVRAGARRGRQEPDAAGLPGDGGLLPAAVGPARGLGAGGECRASALRRRRVGARSPGLTSPRLASPLLSPGPVLRRGDAAAGRPAVRQPQPQAGPSPSQPQQLPGPPLGAAAEAG; encoded by the exons ATGCAGGcgcccgcgcccggccccggccccggcccgtgGCACGCGCTGCCCTGCGCTCGCTCCGAGCTGCGCCTCGACCTGGTGCTGAGCTGCGGCCAGGCCTTCCG GTGGCGGGAGCGCAGCGCCGGGCACTGGACGGGCGAGCTGGGCGGCCGCGTGTGGACGCTGCGGCAGACGGAGGAGCAGCTCTGGTTCACGGTGCACGCGGGGCCCGACCCGGATCCCGAGCCCGACCCCGGCCGCATCCTGCGCGACTACTTCCAGCTGGACGTGCCGCTGGCGCCGCTCTACGCGGCCTGGGCCGCCGCCGACCCCCGCTTCCagcgcgccgccgccgcctgcccgg GCGTGCGCGTGCTGCGCCAGGACCCGCTCGAGTGCCTCGTCGCCTTCATCTGCTCGGCCAACAACCGGCTGCCGCGCATCGCCGCCATGCTGCAGCGCCTGTGCCGCGCCTTCGGGCGCCGCCTGGCCCGGCTCGGCCGCCAGCCCTACCACGCCTTCCCCTCGCTGCAGGCGCTCGCAG GTGGCCGACTGCGTGTGCCTCATGGCGCTGGACAAGCCGGAGGCCGTGCCCGTGGACACGCACGTGTGGCAGGTGGCGCGGCAGCGGTACGGGCTGGAGCCAGGCGCGGCCGCCAGGAGCCTGACGCCGCGGGTCTACCGGGAGACGG GGGACTTCTTCCGGCGGCTGTGGGGCCCGCGCGCGGGCTGGGCGCAGGCGGTGAGTGCCGGGCCTCTGCCCTGCGCCGGCGGCGCGTTGGCGCCCGCTCGCCTGGCCTcacctcgcctcgcctcgcctcgccccttctctccccaggtCCTGTTCTGCGCCGAGGTGACGCGGCCGCGGGGCGCCCTGCCgtgcgccagccccagccccaagcggGGCCGAGCCCGTCGCAgccgcagcagctgcctgggcccccCCTAGGCGCCGCGGCCGAGGCGGGGTGA
- the OGG1 gene encoding N-glycosylase/DNA lyase isoform X2: MQAPAPGPGPGPWHALPCARSELRLDLVLSCGQAFRWRERSAGHWTGELGGRVWTLRQTEEQLWFTVHAGPDPDPEPDPGRILRDYFQLDVPLAPLYAAWAAADPRFQRAAAACPGVRVLRQDPLECLVAFICSANNRLPRIAAMLQRLCRAFGRRLARLGRQPYHAFPSLQALAGPGVEARLRELGFGYRARFVSGAARAVLQDLGAEGLARLRGAPYAEARRVLCSLPGVGAKVADCVCLMALDKPEAVPVDTHVWQVARQRYGLEPGAAARSLTPRVYRETGDFFRRLWGPRAGWAQAVLFCAEVTRPRGALPCASPSPKRGRARRSRSSCLGPP; the protein is encoded by the exons ATGCAGGcgcccgcgcccggccccggccccggcccgtgGCACGCGCTGCCCTGCGCTCGCTCCGAGCTGCGCCTCGACCTGGTGCTGAGCTGCGGCCAGGCCTTCCG GTGGCGGGAGCGCAGCGCCGGGCACTGGACGGGCGAGCTGGGCGGCCGCGTGTGGACGCTGCGGCAGACGGAGGAGCAGCTCTGGTTCACGGTGCACGCGGGGCCCGACCCGGATCCCGAGCCCGACCCCGGCCGCATCCTGCGCGACTACTTCCAGCTGGACGTGCCGCTGGCGCCGCTCTACGCGGCCTGGGCCGCCGCCGACCCCCGCTTCCagcgcgccgccgccgcctgcccgg GCGTGCGCGTGCTGCGCCAGGACCCGCTCGAGTGCCTCGTCGCCTTCATCTGCTCGGCCAACAACCGGCTGCCGCGCATCGCCGCCATGCTGCAGCGCCTGTGCCGCGCCTTCGGGCGCCGCCTGGCCCGGCTCGGCCGCCAGCCCTACCACGCCTTCCCCTCGCTGCAGGCGCTCGCAG GCCCCGGGGTGGAGGCCCGGCTGCGGGAGCTCGGCTTCGGCTACCGGGCGCGGTTCgtgagcggcgcggcgcgggcggtgctgcaggacctgggcGCCGAGGGGCTGGCCCGGCTGCGCGGCGCGCCCTACGCGGAGGCGCGGCGCGTGCTGTGCTCGCTGCCCGGCGTGGGCGCCAAG GTGGCCGACTGCGTGTGCCTCATGGCGCTGGACAAGCCGGAGGCCGTGCCCGTGGACACGCACGTGTGGCAGGTGGCGCGGCAGCGGTACGGGCTGGAGCCAGGCGCGGCCGCCAGGAGCCTGACGCCGCGGGTCTACCGGGAGACGG GGGACTTCTTCCGGCGGCTGTGGGGCCCGCGCGCGGGCTGGGCGCAGGCG gtCCTGTTCTGCGCCGAGGTGACGCGGCCGCGGGGCGCCCTGCCgtgcgccagccccagccccaagcggGGCCGAGCCCGTCGCAgccgcagcagctgcctgggcccccCCTAG
- the OGG1 gene encoding N-glycosylase/DNA lyase isoform X4 produces the protein MQAPAPGPGPGPWHALPCARSELRLDLVLSCGQAFRWRERSAGHWTGELGGRVWTLRQTEEQLWFTVHAGPDPDPEPDPGRILRDYFQLDVPLAPLYAAWAAADPRFQRAAAACPGVRVLRQDPLECLVAFICSANNRLPRIAAMLQRLCRAFGRRLARLGRQPYHAFPSLQALAGGRLRVPHGAGQAGGRARGHARVAGGAAAVRAGARRGRQEPDAAGLPGDGGLLPAAVGPARGLGAGGPVLRRGDAAAGRPAVRQPQPQAGPSPSQPQQLPGPPLGAAAEAG, from the exons ATGCAGGcgcccgcgcccggccccggccccggcccgtgGCACGCGCTGCCCTGCGCTCGCTCCGAGCTGCGCCTCGACCTGGTGCTGAGCTGCGGCCAGGCCTTCCG GTGGCGGGAGCGCAGCGCCGGGCACTGGACGGGCGAGCTGGGCGGCCGCGTGTGGACGCTGCGGCAGACGGAGGAGCAGCTCTGGTTCACGGTGCACGCGGGGCCCGACCCGGATCCCGAGCCCGACCCCGGCCGCATCCTGCGCGACTACTTCCAGCTGGACGTGCCGCTGGCGCCGCTCTACGCGGCCTGGGCCGCCGCCGACCCCCGCTTCCagcgcgccgccgccgcctgcccgg GCGTGCGCGTGCTGCGCCAGGACCCGCTCGAGTGCCTCGTCGCCTTCATCTGCTCGGCCAACAACCGGCTGCCGCGCATCGCCGCCATGCTGCAGCGCCTGTGCCGCGCCTTCGGGCGCCGCCTGGCCCGGCTCGGCCGCCAGCCCTACCACGCCTTCCCCTCGCTGCAGGCGCTCGCAG GTGGCCGACTGCGTGTGCCTCATGGCGCTGGACAAGCCGGAGGCCGTGCCCGTGGACACGCACGTGTGGCAGGTGGCGCGGCAGCGGTACGGGCTGGAGCCAGGCGCGGCCGCCAGGAGCCTGACGCCGCGGGTCTACCGGGAGACGG GGGACTTCTTCCGGCGGCTGTGGGGCCCGCGCGCGGGCTGGGCGCAGGCG gtCCTGTTCTGCGCCGAGGTGACGCGGCCGCGGGGCGCCCTGCCgtgcgccagccccagccccaagcggGGCCGAGCCCGTCGCAgccgcagcagctgcctgggcccccCCTAGGCGCCGCGGCCGAGGCGGGGTGA
- the OGG1 gene encoding N-glycosylase/DNA lyase isoform X1, which produces MQAPAPGPGPGPWHALPCARSELRLDLVLSCGQAFRWRERSAGHWTGELGGRVWTLRQTEEQLWFTVHAGPDPDPEPDPGRILRDYFQLDVPLAPLYAAWAAADPRFQRAAAACPGVRVLRQDPLECLVAFICSANNRLPRIAAMLQRLCRAFGRRLARLGRQPYHAFPSLQALAGPGVEARLRELGFGYRARFVSGAARAVLQDLGAEGLARLRGAPYAEARRVLCSLPGVGAKVADCVCLMALDKPEAVPVDTHVWQVARQRYGLEPGAAARSLTPRVYRETGDFFRRLWGPRAGWAQAVSAGPLPCAGGALAPARLASPRLASPRPFSPQVLFCAEVTRPRGALPCASPSPKRGRARRSRSSCLGPP; this is translated from the exons ATGCAGGcgcccgcgcccggccccggccccggcccgtgGCACGCGCTGCCCTGCGCTCGCTCCGAGCTGCGCCTCGACCTGGTGCTGAGCTGCGGCCAGGCCTTCCG GTGGCGGGAGCGCAGCGCCGGGCACTGGACGGGCGAGCTGGGCGGCCGCGTGTGGACGCTGCGGCAGACGGAGGAGCAGCTCTGGTTCACGGTGCACGCGGGGCCCGACCCGGATCCCGAGCCCGACCCCGGCCGCATCCTGCGCGACTACTTCCAGCTGGACGTGCCGCTGGCGCCGCTCTACGCGGCCTGGGCCGCCGCCGACCCCCGCTTCCagcgcgccgccgccgcctgcccgg GCGTGCGCGTGCTGCGCCAGGACCCGCTCGAGTGCCTCGTCGCCTTCATCTGCTCGGCCAACAACCGGCTGCCGCGCATCGCCGCCATGCTGCAGCGCCTGTGCCGCGCCTTCGGGCGCCGCCTGGCCCGGCTCGGCCGCCAGCCCTACCACGCCTTCCCCTCGCTGCAGGCGCTCGCAG GCCCCGGGGTGGAGGCCCGGCTGCGGGAGCTCGGCTTCGGCTACCGGGCGCGGTTCgtgagcggcgcggcgcgggcggtgctgcaggacctgggcGCCGAGGGGCTGGCCCGGCTGCGCGGCGCGCCCTACGCGGAGGCGCGGCGCGTGCTGTGCTCGCTGCCCGGCGTGGGCGCCAAG GTGGCCGACTGCGTGTGCCTCATGGCGCTGGACAAGCCGGAGGCCGTGCCCGTGGACACGCACGTGTGGCAGGTGGCGCGGCAGCGGTACGGGCTGGAGCCAGGCGCGGCCGCCAGGAGCCTGACGCCGCGGGTCTACCGGGAGACGG GGGACTTCTTCCGGCGGCTGTGGGGCCCGCGCGCGGGCTGGGCGCAGGCGGTGAGTGCCGGGCCTCTGCCCTGCGCCGGCGGCGCGTTGGCGCCCGCTCGCCTGGCCTcacctcgcctcgcctcgcctcgccccttctctccccaggtCCTGTTCTGCGCCGAGGTGACGCGGCCGCGGGGCGCCCTGCCgtgcgccagccccagccccaagcggGGCCGAGCCCGTCGCAgccgcagcagctgcctgggcccccCCTAG